In Synchiropus splendidus isolate RoL2022-P1 chromosome 11, RoL_Sspl_1.0, whole genome shotgun sequence, the DNA window TCCGTTTAAAAAGAAGTTCACTGCAAGTCATGGGATGTCACGGATTATTGAAGGATTTCAGGGGACACGGCTCGGGCATTATCGTTCCAATACGCTTCATAATCAAGCAACAACCTCAACATATAACATTATAAGGACAATCCAAGTAGACACAGGCATGTAATAATTCAATTAATTTTGTGACTTAACATGTATTTCGCGTGTTTTCTCACCTGGGCCATGCTGAAATCTGTGTGAAATGACGAGGTGTTTACATCGAGGTGAAGCGCAGCGGACTGGGCCTCTGCACAGCTGAAAAGAACAGTGAAAAGATAAACGTATTAGTGATTCTTTTTCACATCTTTCACCATAGATACAGAAGCTTGGCAGCTCCTTTACCCCTCGTGATAAACTAATCACTGATATGATCGCTGTCACATGCAGCTGTGACAGAGCAGAGACCGAACACAAAACGGGTCTGCATTGGATGATGTAATCTGAAATCATTACACACATCTCATAGTTTAAGATGCACGCGGAGCTATAAGAGATATTAGTTAGTAAAACTAAAATGAGGTGCATTAGCCGAAGATAATGTCCCCAAAACATTTGAACGTGAGATGAAAGGACTATATAATCTAATCTTAACATGTTAAGGATTAATGGACTGACTGATTCGTCGTCTCACCTTTGAAATCTTGTGTTTGCATCAGTCACTGTGTCACACCAGGAGTCAAACCCCAGAGACAGGATCACACTGGCACCCCCAGACAGGAAGAGCACGCACACGCTCAGCAGAACGGTCAGGAAAGATGAAAACAGGGTGCTgttgtcaaaacaaaaagagacgTATAGGAAGAGTACATGACGACAACTTCAGTGTTACAGCATTAGAAGCAAACTGTGGGGGATTCAATTTAAAACCGATATCAACAATCACAGATATAAGCTAATAAACTGGCCACACATTTGTGTTCTGGCTCTGAATGTGAGCTAGGGGTTACTCAAGGATCTATTCTAATTTCTGACTCACTTtacaagttttatttatttatttacttcttcGATCACTCTGTGCAACAACAGCAGTTGAAGAAAAGTAGCATTTTCATGGTCAGAGTTGAAACAACGGCAAGAGGATGAAACCAAAAATGTGTTACTTGTGGAGTGACACACATGATGGAATGTGATGTTTGTGCGTGGTCAATGTGTTGAGGTAGTAGCCAACCATCTGTTCTCTCATGTTTTGATAACAAGCTTCGTTGCTAGCACTGACCAGGCAGGCATCACCTTGACAAGGATCAGCTGATAGTAGTGAAGTTAACGGAGTACAAGCGCGACTCACTCGTCATGACGCCCATGCAGGTAGAAGAGGCATCTCCATCCCTGCGCGGCCCCGTACAGCACCGTGAAGATACCCACGAAGGTAGCGAACTGGCAGGCGGACGCGGGACCCCACTGCTGGATCACCAGCTGACCGGCATCTGACGTTGATCCGGTCGACTGTGTGGGGCTCACTTTGGCCCAGTAGCCGGTGGAGAAGAGCGCGCAGCGGCCTTTGAAGGCTGAGCCGTTCAGAGCCATGGGGACGACCACCATCAAGCCCGCCACCATGGAGAGCGCGTGAGCGGCGCAGTGCGCAAGCAGCAACCGTCGGTGCAGCTCCATGCTTAAAGAAAGgttgagaaaagaaaatgtgatttttaaagAGCTTAAAAAGAAATCTACTGTCACCACATTTCTGCCGCCGCTATCGAGACCGTGCGTTTTTAAAGAGACAAGGGCGGGGCTCGGCTCATGAACGCGCATTCCAACCGTCACGTAGCATGATGTCAAAAGATGCACAGACGTCTCACTCTGTTCTCTTTTCAACGACCGCAAAAAAAAGCTAAACCGAGGGCCTGAGGGGAAATTCAGATCACATGTGGTAACATTCACTGTCGTGAAGTGTCTGGTATACATGTATGTAGCCTGTTAAAAAGCAGGGGAATGTTAAAATTTGAAAAAGTGTACACACACGGCAATTTCTTGTCcgcatataataataataatacggaAGTCTCCTTTTATAAACGATCTTTGCGTAAATGGTGACGTATGCCCTGACGTCAATTTCtttgaacacaaaatatgaGATCCGGTGTTAAttctgatataaatatatactgtaGTTGCTAACTATTTGTGCAAAATTAAACTTTACATTTCTTAaaattttaatgcattttattgaGTCTGCATTGAAACTCTCGGCTTGTTTACATGCCAAATGGGACTGGGGAAGTAAGAAGGTTCTCAACCAACAGCTGCTAAATTCGTCCAACATACTTGGAATTCTAGAAACGTTTGCTGTGGCTGTAAACTTGTTCGGCTATCAAGCCTTGACAGAGCAGCAAAaaatgccgaaacccgggattgaaccagggaccttcaGATCTTCAGTCTGACGCTCTCCCAACTGAGCTATTTCGGCTACGTCATCACGCCCCAGGCTTCGCTTATATGATGCGAATGGTACAGTGTACTACACtgtaattaaatgtatttaatatacAGTCACGTGTTGACGTGTTAGGCAAAATTAGCAAAATCATTTGCCAAAACAGTGTGAacactcaaaacaacaacaacgaaaTGATGGTTATCTCCAGCGGCACAACAGTTAAAGGTCAGAGCCCCATCTAATATTCGGAGCAAATATTAACTTGCATTGATCATTACACTCACGAACATAAAAGCCTTCACTCTGTTATCTTTCCACGCGTGAACGGATTAAATCAGCAGTTTGTTACAGGATATGAGTCGGTTGATAAAGGAGTGTAAATATCATCGTTTTCCTCACGCTTTTACCAAGAAGTGTAATTGctcaacaaaaagaaagagggcgtcacaaaaaaaatcttcatgtaTTTCAGTTTCATCGACGAATTTTAATTATATACTTTAACCTGGCAGTGTGCTTCAATTCAATGCGCTTTAGTTGCCtttttagacacacacacacacacacacacacacacacacacacacacacgcacatatatatatatatatatatatatatatatatatatatatatatatatatatatatatatatatatatatatatatatatatatatatataatttctgtGAAGAAAAGTGGAGGCGAATGAATCCTTTCCCCACCCAAGAGCCCTGCGATGACGTCATACAACTCGAAAAATCAAGCGCAGGGAATGCTGGGAAGAAAGGTCAACAATCGACGCGAGAGGAAGCGTCAGATTAATATCCCCCCCAGGAATATAATCCCGTACGAGATTATATCAGACGTCGGCGTGTTCGCTGCTCACTGACCGGGTTTGGGACTGCATTTTTGAATACCGGGCGTTTCCGACTTTTCTGTTGGTCCCGCTGAAATGCTAATGTTAGCCACCGAGCTGCTGCATTGTTGTCGCTTTCGCTCCAGCCAGCGCTGCCTCGACGGGGTGAAAGGTACGAGACTGGCCGAGTGATGTTTTTCTATCCGACCCGGGGAGATGGATGAGAAGtccagcggcggcggcagccACCACAGGCTGCTGGTCGTCCTGCTCATGGTGCTGCTCTTCGGCGTCATCATGGTCCAGTATGTTTGCCCGAGCAAGTCCGAGTGTGAGATGCTGCACCAGCTGGGCTCCTGGTTCAAAGCTGACAGCTCAGGTCGGACCTCCAGTGATGCCCAGGATGTCCTCCAGAAAGACCCATACATGGCAGAAGACGGCGCCCTGGTCCGATTTGTGCCTCGATTCAActtctccagagctgacttGTACCGTGCTGTGGACTTTAACATCAAGGGAGATGACGTGATCGTGTTTCTGCACATCCAGAAGACTGGCGGTACCACGTTTGGTCGGCACCTGGTGAGGAACATCCAACTGGAGAGACCCTGTGAGTGTCATGCAGGTCAGAAGAAGTGTACATGTTACCGGCCGGGTAAGAAAGAAACCTGGCTCTTCTCTCGCTTCTCCACCGGATGGAGTTGTGGTCTTCATGCCGACTGGACCGAGCTGACAAGATGCGTCCCATCACGCATGGATTCACGGGAGGCCCCCAGAAACCTGCCCAGGTAGGTGAAGAGATTGGGAAGAATTGTGCTTTGAGAGATTTGATTCTGTTAATGTGGAAGTGTTGATCACAAAGACCAGAATGGAATGGTGACTGCACATGCCTTAAATACTACATTTGCCATTCAAAAGCCTGAAAATCTCCACCCTCGTCCCTACTGCTCTCTACTTCCTGATCGTCCATGGAGGGGTCATTCAAAAGGCACACGCATTAATCGCAAAAAAATGGCCTTTTTAACTTAACTAAATGAATTTTGACATAAATATCCAGTTGCTGAAGAAGATATCAAGTCTTGTTGTGATTCATGTTAAAAACAATACTGACTGATCAAAAAATCTTGAGTCAAGCTGTTATGATCTGTGCAACTTCAATTGGATCAATTGTGTTAACAGGGTTATACAGCTACTGCAATAGGCTCCTTCTCTTACATAAACTATGAATTGCTTTGACTAACTGCCCTTAAAGCTTGCTACATCAGGTTCAAGTCTAATGTCCTGCCTCTTCTCTGTTTCTTTATCTCAAGTAGGAACTATTACTACATCACCATCCTGAGAGATCCGGTGTCACGGTACCTGAGCGAGTGGCGCCATGTGCAGCGAGGAGCAACTTGGAAGGCCTCTTTACATGTGTGTGATGGCCGCTCGCCGACGCTGTCGGAGCTCCCCAGCTGCTACCCAGGAGACGACTGGTCTGGTTGCTCCTTACAAGAGTTCATGGACTGTCCTTACAACCTGGCCAGTAACCGACAGACACGCATGCTGGCGGATCTCAGCCTGGTGGGCTGCTACAACGTGTCAGCCATGAGCGAGGACGAGCGCTGGGGGGTTCTTCTGGAGAGTGCCAAGCGCAACCTCCGTGGGATGGCCTTCTTCGGACTCACCGAGTATCAGCGCAAGACGCAGTATTTGTTCGAGCGAACCTTTAACTTGGAGTTCATCGCGCCATTCACCCAGCTCAATGGCACGCGAGCGTCCAGCGTGGAGGTCCCACCTGAGACCCAACGCAGAATTCGCCAGCTCAACCAGTGGGACGTTGAGCTGTACGAGTACGCGCGCGACCTGTTCCTGCAGCGCTTCCAGGTGACCAGACAGCTGGAGCGCAGACGGGCCAGAGAGAGGCGGCAGCAGGAAAGGAGGCGGCTGCGTGAAAGGCTGACGCCGAAGCAGGCGCGTCAAGCCAAGCCCACGGAAACACCTGAAAAACACAGTGTGGGCGCTGAGGAGCAACAGGGGAggaagacggaggaggaggctgaagcGCTGCTGCCAGACTGGTGGGACCTGGGGGATAATGCTACCATGGAGGACTACATGGACAATGTGGAGCAGTGGTGACTTACCAAGGGTTTCAAGCGAATAATAGGTcaaaaaacgtaaaaaaaaatgggcTAGCAATTCTTTGTTGATCCAACCAAGAGATTTAAGTTTTATTCCTAAAGTCTTTCTTTTATAATTCCTCTCCACTGCACCGTCTTATCTCTGTCATGACTTGCTTATTTCCTGGTCTTGAGTGGTTCTTTGTGGCCAAACTAGGCAGACGTCCTCTCCCTTTATGGTCCGCTGTTTTCCTGCGAGCGAGGCATGTCTGGAAAAAACGCCAAAGAAAGTCATCCGGTACTCCGTCACTCTGAGCCTGCCATTTAAGCAAGGTGATATTGATTCGGATTTTAATATATTTGTGAGTGACAAGGGACACGCTTGAGTGTTGCCACCATCTATTTTAGTTGCCACATTTCGGGTACTTTTCTACCCCTGAGCAATACCAAATGTGTAGCGTGCTCACTTTTTTTATGCTGACGGATGTTTACAGAATGTTTATTTGCTGACATTCTTGCCAGATCAGTCTTGTATTACGTTCCTCCTGCACCAACGCATGAAGTGGTGAGGGATCTAGTCTTGGTATCCTGTTGCCAGTTGGAGCCGGTTCTCATTGCCTAGAAAGAAACGTGACAAGAAGTCACAATCTGCCTCAGCCCTTCATAGAAAGGCCTGTCACTGGAGTGAAACCCATCGCAGCCACTCACCCTGGATCATGTCAGTGGATGGATTCTCTTATTTATATGAAactatcatatttattttaccaGATATCAGCATTATTCAGATTCCACCGATGGAAACGATTCGGTTTTTAGTTTGTGCTGCAAATTAATGAATGGAAATTTGTCACTCTTCAAATGTGACGTGAAAACTAGAACGAATGATGTCCGTTTTTGCCCAGGAGAAGCTTGCGCAAGTCAAGGTTTTCTATAGACATCTACTGGGAAAAGAATCATGAGCCAATAGAATCTGCTGATTCAATCCCATGTAATGAGTCTTGAACAAAGGAGCAGCTCTGTTTGCCGGTGACTCGCCAGCAGATCGTACGCCCTCATCAGCTGTTAGAAATGTGACTGTCATTTGCAATAAGCTAAAATCCCAGCAGGGACGGGCTGGGAGACGCTGGTGTCTTAATACTGAATGTGTCTATTTTCTGCCTTGTTTGGATCTGGAGTCGGCTATTTttagtgtgtgtctgtttctttGCTGGTCTAGGTGTAAACTTCAATTGATTGTACGTCCTCACTTTCCATAGCATTAATAGTGATAACTGTTGAGCCTGTGATCAGTTTCTTTTCACAATCGAGTGAATATAGTGCCTTAAAGCATTAATCTCATTTGTACTTACAAGTGGTGATATGCTGGTGATGGatccaaaacaaaatacatttcttttcacAGCAAAATTTAAGATATGTCCTGACACCTGCATGAATAATCTGACCATTGTTGGTCTTCACTGCAGCCCTTCTTGTCACTTGTCACAATTATCCTTGGATACGATGCATGTATTTCCAAATTCTAATCTTCAGAAAGCAAAAATTTAGGCTCCATCCAGAGGCTCTGATCAAGGACTAAAACCCATTTGTTCTTTCCTTATAAGAACTCGTGTTGGTGTGAGGTAAACACTGATGAAGCGCTTTTTACATTACAGTATTGTAATTATGTGAATCAATTTTATAAGTCATGACGACTCCATGATTTTCAGTGCAAGTCTTCCTGCATACGTACACAGTGAAAACACGGTATTCACTCATTGTGTTTAATGTAATCCCACTGGATTTTAAATGTTATTACCCATAAGCTTGGCAAGTGTCATCCGCTTCCTTCCAAAGTGTGATACTAAGTAATAAAcgtgtgtttgtcttttctttatGATGAACACTTCTCTGCCTGACATTGACAATTGTTTTGTCCTAAATTCAAACCCTTCGTGTGTCTTTTAAGTAACAGAAAAATCAATACCTCATCTCTGCAACGGTTTTGCTTCGGTTGTAAAACGGAATGATTTGtcacatttttgctttttgtaTAAAACACTTCCAAAGTCATTGGTCTGTCGCACTGTCTTTTTACTTACTCATGATGCATGGAACGGCTTATCCACCAGGGGGTAGTATAGTTTCTCTGTCAGTGGTTCataatgacattttttattgcAGGAGAACGATTTTTAATGATCGTGAGGTGGAGCAGAGAATGAGTCTGAGCTCATGGTGATCATGGCGACATTCAAACAAACAGGAACCTGCTCGTCTCATTTCAAAAGGATGATGTGCTGCGTGCTACCATGAAATGCCACATTGCACAGATTAGATCAAAGCACGAAAGAAAACACGTGATGGGCACAAATAAACGATCCTGTCAGCTTGACTTGACAGGTGCAGAACAGAGCCGCACACCTGTTCTGCAAAGTGAGCATCGGACTTTTTTTGTAAAGTAAAAACCTTGTAGCACGACAGACGGTAGTGACTCGATTGCTGCTTGATCAGAGAATTCAGAGATAAAGAAAACGCAAGACATAAGGATGAAGCTGGAGATGAACGGAAgcgcttgtttttttgtttttttttttcttcttaaactcTAATAACCCGAACccaaatgacatttaaaaaaaaccttcgCGTTGTGTCTGCGTCACGTGCCTGAAATAATGAATTACGTGTTATTTAAAATTGCATTATTAGAATCAGCCTTGATCATCAAGTAATAGAAACAGATTTCAGGTGGCACAGACTTTAACTATCAAATGTTTTAATTGTTAAGTGTCGACACGATTATGAAGCTCCATTCCAACTTCCGGGGTTTATTCTGAAATGTCGACCGTGACCGGATGCAAATCGCTAAAAGCCGGATGCTAGCAGCAGGTGGGAGGACCGCAGCCTCCCGTATGTGAAACTGAACTCCTGACTAACATGTTTGCATTCGGTGAAAAATAGGAATCACGACCACGCCGAATTAAATATATAAtgctttttaacatttattttttaataacgcGAACAAGCAACGCTACCCTTCATAcgcgaataataataataattaaaaaaaactttaaaaaaggACTAAGAACAGATGTATGTTTGCATGGCGGGGTAACTTATTAAAATTACGTTTACGTGCGACATGACTGCGTAGCTGCCGCTCATGAATGCAGGAGGTGTAGTTTTCAAAGTTTAGGATGACGTCATAACGAATTCACGGCAGATATCTCGTGAACCTGACTCGGATGGCTCGTGCCATCGGTCGTATATAAACCTGATCCACATGTGTTGACTCGCTCTCGCCCACACCACCTTCACCGttgttccctccctccctcagatTTCCCCCCCAAATCTGTTGGCTTTCCTCGCGATCGTTGTGCGCGTCACCTTGAGAGCTGCTGCAGCACGGCTCTCCACAACTGCCTCGTTTACCTTTCACTTCGCGACAGCACGCGTTTTGGTGAAGCTACTCTGGCGTTTTAGATGCTACGATCTGGACCTGCTCGGATGATCAAGCGGTAGGAGACTTTTGGAATTTGACATGCGGCGCATGATTTCATGTGGTTCTACTTCGCTTGTTACTGCTGAAGTGACGCTCGGGCTGGTTTGGTTGCACTGCGTTTCTATTACTTCGAGTCATTCCGATGTTGCATTCGTGTCTTTtctgcctctgaaaatcatcatGTAGCTGATTCGATTGAACACATTATTTGGTAAAACGTCACCTGGTTCCTTCTGGGTCTCTGATCTCTGGAGAAACTGCCGGCATCTATAAGCTGCCTGTGTAATAAGTGCATCATTGTTGAGCAGGCCTGGCTGTGTGCCACCAGACCTGAAATGACTATGTGATGTTGTCACGTATCctatcatcatgtacaacatGCGCTTGACAAGTCCTTCTATGGAAAGATGCCAGCCTTCAGAATACTATTGAAGtttacacaaataaaataaagagcgtagaaaatggaaaacagatgGACTGAAAATATAGGATAAGGTCAATGGAACTGTAATGTAATCTTAAGCACAAATATGtcagctgtgaaaaaaaaatatggcccTGAAAGAACGTCATGTTTTGCACAAGGTTTTATCTTCTGTTTTTGCCTCTGACATAGCATAGCTGGGAAAGTGTCCAAGCCCACCAGAACCTGGCATCCAGGAA includes these proteins:
- the zgc:153018 gene encoding transmembrane protein 179-like isoform X1, with translation MYTRHFTTVNVTTCDLNFPSGPRFSFFLRSLKREQSETSVHLLTSCYVTVGMRVHEPSPALVSLKTHGLDSGGRNVVTVDFFLSSLKITFSFLNLSLSMELHRRLLLAHCAAHALSMVAGLMVVVPMALNGSAFKGRCALFSTGYWAKVSPTQSTGSTSDAGQLVIQQWGPASACQFATFVGIFTVLYGAAQGWRCLFYLHGRHDDTLFSSFLTVLLSVCVLFLSGGASVILSLGFDSWCDTVTDANTRFQSCAEAQSAALHLDVNTSSFHTDFSMAQLSLWCVTALWLAQSILAFLRLYHSHSQHISGPCLPREKELLLRQSPSEVSASPSLPPATPTLLV
- the zgc:153018 gene encoding transmembrane protein 179-like isoform X2; translated protein: MELHRRLLLAHCAAHALSMVAGLMVVVPMALNGSAFKGRCALFSTGYWAKVSPTQSTGSTSDAGQLVIQQWGPASACQFATFVGIFTVLYGAAQGWRCLFYLHGRHDDTLFSSFLTVLLSVCVLFLSGGASVILSLGFDSWCDTVTDANTRFQSCAEAQSAALHLDVNTSSFHTDFSMAQLSLWCVTALWLAQSILAFLRLYHSHSQHISGPCLPREKELLLRQSPSEVSASPSLPPATPTLLV
- the hs6st2 gene encoding heparan-sulfate 6-O-sulfotransferase 2 isoform X2, which produces MDEKSSGGGSHHRLLVVLLMVLLFGVIMVQYVCPSKSECEMLHQLGSWFKADSSGRTSSDAQDVLQKDPYMAEDGALVRFVPRFNFSRADLYRAVDFNIKGDDVIVFLHIQKTGGTTFGRHLVRNIQLERPCECHAGQKKCTCYRPGKKETWLFSRFSTGWSCGLHADWTELTRCVPSRMDSREAPRNLPRNYYYITILRDPVSRYLSEWRHVQRGATWKASLHVCDGRSPTLSELPSCYPGDDWSGCSLQEFMDCPYNLASNRQTRMLADLSLVGCYNVSAMSEDERWGVLLESAKRNLRGMAFFGLTEYQRKTQYLFERTFNLEFIAPFTQLNGTRASSVEVPPETQRRIRQLNQWDVELYEYARDLFLQRFQVTRQLERRRARERRQQERRRLRERLTPKQARQAKPTETPEKHSVGAEEQQGRKTEEEAEALLPDWWDLGDNATMEDYMDNVEQW
- the hs6st2 gene encoding heparan-sulfate 6-O-sulfotransferase 2 isoform X1, translated to MDEKSSGGGSHHRLLVVLLMVLLFGVIMVQYVCPSKSECEMLHQLGSWFKADSSGRTSSDAQDVLQKDPYMAEDGALVRFVPRFNFSRADLYRAVDFNIKGDDVIVFLHIQKTGGTTFGRHLVRNIQLERPCECHAGQKKCTCYRPGKKETWLFSRFSTGWSCGLHADWTELTRCVPSRMDSREAPRNLPSRNYYYITILRDPVSRYLSEWRHVQRGATWKASLHVCDGRSPTLSELPSCYPGDDWSGCSLQEFMDCPYNLASNRQTRMLADLSLVGCYNVSAMSEDERWGVLLESAKRNLRGMAFFGLTEYQRKTQYLFERTFNLEFIAPFTQLNGTRASSVEVPPETQRRIRQLNQWDVELYEYARDLFLQRFQVTRQLERRRARERRQQERRRLRERLTPKQARQAKPTETPEKHSVGAEEQQGRKTEEEAEALLPDWWDLGDNATMEDYMDNVEQW